From Laspinema palackyanum D2c, one genomic window encodes:
- a CDS encoding AbrB family transcriptional regulator, translating to MSKKKKMEPLVGEDLLQKVKDLENLSKEEKARECGYYTVTKNGVERVNMMKFLNALIDAEGIELDGKQNGQGRGGRSASYRISVQSNGNLLIGSAYTKQMDLNPGDEFEISLGRKHIHLRQIDKDSDDE from the coding sequence ATGAGTAAAAAGAAAAAGATGGAACCCCTAGTTGGTGAAGATCTTCTCCAGAAAGTCAAAGATCTAGAGAACCTCAGCAAAGAAGAAAAAGCCAGAGAGTGCGGCTACTACACCGTTACAAAAAATGGGGTAGAGCGCGTCAATATGATGAAATTCCTCAATGCCCTGATTGATGCTGAGGGTATTGAACTCGATGGCAAGCAAAATGGTCAAGGTCGTGGCGGACGTAGCGCCAGCTATCGGATTAGCGTCCAGTCAAATGGCAACTTACTGATCGGATCGGCTTACACCAAGCAAATGGATCTCAATCCCGGTGATGAATTTGAAATTTCCCTAGGACGCAAACACATTCACCTGCGCCAAATCGATAAAGATTCTGACGACGAATGA
- a CDS encoding MBL fold metallo-hydrolase: protein MQEMQNQFTVHFWGVRGSIACPGSETVRYGGNTPCIEMRVGGERLIFDGGTGLRVLGLSLLSQMPVKASMFFTHSHWDHIQGFPFFVPAFIKNNRFRIHGAVAPNGATIEQRLNDQMLHPNFPVPLQIMGAQLEFHDIQIGQVVQIGEVKVENALLNHPGEAVGYRVSWRGYVAAYITDTEHFPDRLDENVLWLARDADVMIYDATYTDDEYNSPTSSKVGWGHSTWQEAVKVAKAANVKRLVIFHHDPLHNDDFLDRIGEQAAQQFPNSLMAREGLSVQLITPGEEPAVHEPQQAKASV from the coding sequence ATGCAAGAGATGCAAAACCAATTCACAGTTCACTTCTGGGGCGTGCGAGGGAGCATAGCCTGTCCCGGGTCCGAAACCGTTCGGTACGGTGGTAATACACCCTGCATTGAGATGCGAGTGGGTGGTGAGCGCCTAATTTTTGATGGAGGGACGGGCTTAAGGGTTCTAGGACTATCCCTGCTATCACAGATGCCGGTCAAAGCTTCAATGTTCTTCACGCACTCCCACTGGGATCATATCCAGGGGTTTCCTTTTTTTGTACCCGCTTTTATTAAAAACAATCGGTTCCGTATTCATGGAGCAGTCGCGCCTAATGGAGCCACCATCGAGCAACGCCTCAACGATCAAATGTTGCACCCAAATTTTCCGGTGCCGTTGCAGATTATGGGTGCTCAACTAGAATTTCACGATATCCAAATCGGCCAAGTCGTGCAAATTGGAGAGGTCAAGGTTGAAAATGCCCTCCTGAATCATCCCGGAGAGGCAGTCGGCTATCGGGTAAGTTGGCGCGGGTATGTCGCGGCTTACATTACGGATACAGAACATTTTCCCGATCGCCTCGATGAAAATGTCCTCTGGTTAGCTCGCGATGCTGATGTGATGATTTACGATGCGACCTATACCGATGATGAGTACAACTCCCCCACCTCCAGTAAAGTCGGTTGGGGACATTCCACCTGGCAGGAAGCGGTCAAAGTTGCTAAGGCAGCCAACGTGAAAAGACTGGTGATTTTCCATCATGACCCCCTGCATAATGATGATTTCCTAGATCGGATCGGTGAGCAAGCGGCTCAACAGTTTCCGAATTCCCTGATGGCAAGGGAGGGACTCTCAGTCCAGTTAATTACCCCCGGGGAAGAACCAGCGGTTCATGAACCGCAACAGGCCAAAGCCTCGGTCTAA
- a CDS encoding RrF2 family transcriptional regulator codes for MKLTTRGHYSVKALLDLSLQPEFGPTSVKAIADRQDLPAPYLEKLLMEMRRAGLVKSLRGATGGYQLARHPAQISLGQILEAVGETIDPFPRTSPGSEQAEDWVTDRLWHQLHQKLKESLYTISLEDLYFDARSWQASQGEETNFVV; via the coding sequence ATGAAGCTAACAACCCGAGGACACTATAGCGTTAAGGCGCTGCTGGATTTGAGTTTACAGCCAGAGTTTGGCCCAACTTCTGTAAAAGCGATCGCCGATCGCCAGGATTTACCTGCCCCTTATTTGGAAAAATTATTGATGGAAATGCGCCGCGCGGGTTTAGTCAAATCCCTGCGCGGTGCCACGGGCGGTTATCAACTTGCCCGACATCCGGCACAAATCTCTCTGGGTCAAATTTTAGAAGCGGTGGGTGAAACAATTGATCCATTCCCAAGAACCTCCCCGGGTAGCGAACAAGCAGAGGATTGGGTAACCGATCGCCTCTGGCATCAATTGCACCAAAAGTTGAAGGAATCTCTCTATACCATTTCCCTCGAAGATTTGTACTTTGATGCCCGAAGTTGGCAAGCATCCCAAGGAGAAGAAACCAATTTTGTGGTATAA
- the cbiB gene encoding adenosylcobinamide-phosphate synthase CbiB, with protein MSSPIRLAVSIVQPTEFALGVLAIAAYLDFLIGDPWGWPHPVQGMGWVISHYSQWVLNRWKHPVIRRIAGIILATGTVASTGLIGWGIIQGSYYLHPLLGIAIESILLASCFAGRSLRTAAETVLAPLTDCDLETARQKLSLYVGRDTDNLSQSEVMRAVLETVTENAVDGVMAPLFYAIAGVMIFHVGALPLAFAYKAASTLDSMVGYRDEPYTDLGWCSAKLEDLLTWFPCRLTVITLGLLSNCLPEIWRICQRDATQDPSPNSGWSECTYAVILGVQLGGINYYRGIPKPKPFLNTPLNPITPERIHQGMLLTRWCFLTWLSITLSCGFLFIQFGG; from the coding sequence ATGTCCTCACCGATAAGGTTAGCTGTATCAATCGTGCAACCCACAGAATTTGCACTGGGCGTTTTGGCGATCGCCGCTTATCTGGATTTTTTGATTGGCGACCCTTGGGGTTGGCCCCATCCAGTTCAAGGGATGGGTTGGGTAATTTCTCACTATAGCCAATGGGTTTTAAACCGCTGGAAACACCCGGTTATTCGCCGAATTGCAGGGATTATTCTGGCGACTGGGACAGTCGCCTCCACCGGATTAATCGGATGGGGAATTATTCAGGGGTCCTATTATTTGCATCCTTTATTGGGAATTGCGATCGAAAGTATCCTCCTTGCCAGTTGTTTCGCGGGTCGCAGTTTAAGAACCGCAGCAGAAACCGTCTTAGCACCCCTAACCGACTGCGATTTAGAAACAGCGCGGCAAAAATTAAGTCTATATGTAGGTAGAGATACAGACAATCTCAGCCAATCTGAAGTGATGCGCGCCGTCTTAGAAACCGTTACCGAAAATGCCGTGGATGGCGTCATGGCCCCCTTATTTTATGCGATCGCCGGGGTGATGATTTTTCATGTTGGGGCCTTACCCTTAGCTTTCGCCTATAAAGCGGCCAGTACCCTCGATTCTATGGTCGGGTATCGGGATGAACCCTATACCGATTTAGGATGGTGTAGCGCCAAACTCGAAGACCTTCTCACCTGGTTTCCCTGTCGCTTAACGGTAATTACTTTAGGACTTTTAAGCAACTGCCTCCCAGAGATTTGGCGCATCTGTCAACGGGATGCCACCCAAGACCCCAGTCCCAATTCCGGTTGGAGTGAATGCACCTACGCCGTCATTCTCGGTGTTCAACTCGGTGGCATCAATTACTATCGCGGCATCCCTAAACCCAAACCCTTCTTAAATACCCCCCTCAATCCCATCACTCCAGAACGCATTCACCAAGGAATGTTACTCACCCGATGGTGCTTTTTAACTTGGTTGAGTATCACTTTGAGTTGCGGATTCCTCTTCATCCAGTTTGGAGGTTAA
- a CDS encoding diheme cytochrome C, giving the protein MILRFIRTKIFRRQGVRSPFVLFLLLLFWSVVISWQLAEAIEPPPITTVDPVPESLQLGQELYLNTCATCHIAPPPAIFPTETWRDIIQDTNHYGIQIPPIVDPGRLVLWNYLRLFSRLQTPDTPIPYRIRDSNYFKAIHPRVELPESLTLKTCIQCHPGAEQYNFRSLTPEWENAE; this is encoded by the coding sequence ATGATATTAAGGTTTATAAGAACAAAAATCTTCCGACGACAGGGGGTGCGATCGCCCTTCGTCCTGTTTCTATTGCTGCTGTTTTGGAGTGTCGTCATCTCCTGGCAACTCGCCGAGGCGATCGAACCTCCCCCCATCACCACCGTAGACCCCGTCCCCGAAAGCTTGCAACTTGGACAAGAACTCTACCTCAATACCTGCGCCACTTGCCATATCGCCCCCCCTCCAGCCATCTTCCCCACCGAAACCTGGCGGGACATCATCCAAGACACCAACCACTACGGCATCCAAATCCCACCCATAGTCGATCCGGGCCGCCTTGTCCTCTGGAATTACCTGAGACTTTTCTCCCGCCTCCAAACTCCCGACACCCCCATCCCCTACCGCATCCGCGACTCCAACTATTTCAAAGCCATCCATCCGAGAGTCGAACTCCCCGAGTCCCTAACCCTCAAAACCTGCATCCAATGCCATCCTGGTGCAGAACAATACAATTTCCGCAGCTTAACCCCAGAGTGGGAGAATGCTGAATGA
- a CDS encoding bifunctional riboflavin kinase/FAD synthetase: MWITSSLTTALTPASVALGNFDGIHQGHRQVMQPILSPSLRRQPLSVPPLTAESYGENSPPNPKASLDDASETSLEPYPTLVTFNPHPQEFFSGQRRTLLTPLSEKVKYLEAIGVQQLVLLPFDQDLANMTPEAFVEEILVGQLNAQQISVGQDFCFGRQRSGTVTELKAIAARYGVKVHLVPLKTANGDRISSSAIREALLQGNLRQANSILGRPYSLIGEVVQGKQIGRTIGFPTANLQLPPEKFLPRHGVYAVRVYGVSSLGEEKAAMGALNIGTRPTVDAIATPTVEVHLLDWSGDLYGQTLTLHLEHFLRPQQKFDSLDQLKAQIQTDCDTARTLLSPQE; encoded by the coding sequence GTGTGGATTACCTCTTCTCTAACAACGGCTCTGACTCCCGCCTCTGTTGCCCTGGGAAATTTTGATGGCATTCATCAGGGACACAGACAGGTCATGCAGCCTATTTTAAGTCCGTCCTTGCGCCGTCAGCCGCTTTCTGTCCCTCCTCTGACGGCAGAAAGCTATGGGGAAAATTCTCCCCCCAATCCCAAGGCATCCCTCGATGATGCCTCGGAAACAAGTTTAGAACCGTACCCCACCCTCGTTACCTTTAATCCCCATCCCCAGGAATTTTTTTCCGGGCAACGGAGGACTCTGTTAACCCCCCTGAGTGAAAAGGTTAAATATTTAGAAGCGATCGGGGTTCAACAACTCGTTTTGCTGCCCTTTGACCAGGATTTAGCCAATATGACCCCAGAAGCCTTCGTGGAAGAGATTCTGGTAGGACAGCTCAACGCTCAACAGATTAGTGTGGGGCAAGATTTTTGTTTTGGGCGGCAACGCTCAGGCACGGTGACTGAACTCAAGGCGATCGCCGCTCGTTACGGGGTCAAAGTTCACCTCGTTCCCTTAAAAACGGCCAACGGCGATCGGATTAGTAGTTCGGCCATTCGCGAAGCCCTCCTCCAAGGCAACCTCAGACAAGCCAACTCCATTCTGGGACGACCCTACAGCCTGATTGGAGAGGTGGTGCAAGGCAAGCAGATTGGCCGCACCATTGGATTTCCCACCGCTAACCTCCAACTTCCCCCAGAAAAATTTCTCCCCCGCCACGGGGTCTATGCCGTGCGGGTTTATGGTGTATCCAGCCTCGGGGAAGAAAAGGCGGCGATGGGGGCCCTGAATATTGGGACTCGTCCCACCGTCGATGCGATCGCCACCCCCACTGTCGAAGTCCATCTCTTAGACTGGTCCGGGGATTTATATGGACAAACCTTGACATTGCACCTAGAGCATTTTTTGCGTCCCCAACAAAAATTTGACTCCCTAGACCAACTCAAAGCGCAAATCCAAACCGACTGCGACACCGCCCGAACCCTGTTAAGCCCCCAAGAGTAA
- a CDS encoding chloride channel protein, with product MTALPPPDLLLPGQAPPAPSKSSLTSFLNRLQPTPETVVLLLAVFIGSSTGMGIVTFHYLIHLIHTLMLEDVMGIISPGGPWTLACIPALGGAVVGLMRWHRPDFGPGISALIAATQGLRELLPLRPVTKMVAASVSLGTGASLGPEGPSVEIGANFGMLLGEVLQVSRERQRLLLGAGAAAGLAAGFNAPIAGVFFALEVVLGTTFATSAVSVVLLAAVVAALIAQIGLGSQPAFTLPMYDVRSPLELPLYLGLGLLAAGVSIAFTETIQFARHCFRGEVPLVRWLGRIPRPIHPAIGGVAVGLVALQWPQILGIGYETVEAMLQDVEFSLPLLIALLVVKLGITAFCQGSGLVGGVFAPAMFLGASLGSAYGKVLAANLPAIAPHIAAPPAYAMVGMAAVLAGTAKAPLTAILLLFELTRDYRIVLPLMAAVGLAAWLVEGSKVRNDSELNPEQMGFNVAPDRNLEILQQMSVAKAMHESWVMLKDTQSVLEAGLALTQGRSYSALVFDSSDRLIGIVSLQDIERAIALGERPGSTRVESDSGAVPWTEQAIAEICTLEVLYAYPDELLSEALDRMAARGLRQLPVVDPDDPHRVLGLLDREGISLACNVATVSVALAPYVLLANAAPSLELAEGDRAA from the coding sequence ATGACAGCCCTCCCTCCCCCCGACCTGTTACTTCCTGGGCAAGCCCCTCCTGCCCCTTCCAAGTCCTCCCTAACGAGTTTTCTGAACCGATTGCAGCCCACCCCAGAAACGGTTGTGCTTCTGCTGGCTGTCTTCATTGGCAGTAGCACCGGGATGGGAATCGTCACCTTTCATTACCTAATTCACCTCATCCATACCCTGATGCTGGAGGATGTCATGGGCATCATTTCCCCAGGCGGACCTTGGACCTTGGCTTGTATTCCGGCCCTGGGGGGAGCCGTGGTGGGGTTGATGCGCTGGCATCGGCCCGATTTTGGTCCAGGCATTTCGGCATTAATTGCGGCAACTCAGGGCCTGCGGGAACTGCTGCCCCTGAGACCTGTTACGAAAATGGTAGCAGCGTCGGTTTCTTTGGGGACTGGGGCTTCTTTAGGGCCGGAAGGTCCCAGCGTGGAAATTGGGGCGAATTTTGGGATGCTGTTGGGGGAAGTGCTGCAAGTCTCGCGAGAACGCCAGCGTTTACTCTTGGGTGCCGGTGCCGCAGCTGGGTTGGCAGCGGGATTTAATGCCCCGATCGCCGGAGTGTTTTTTGCCTTGGAGGTGGTCCTGGGAACCACGTTTGCCACTTCGGCAGTGAGTGTCGTCTTGCTGGCGGCAGTGGTAGCAGCGTTAATTGCTCAAATTGGCTTGGGTTCTCAACCGGCTTTTACCCTGCCGATGTATGACGTGCGCTCTCCCTTGGAACTCCCTCTGTATTTAGGCTTGGGTTTATTGGCCGCAGGAGTCTCGATCGCCTTTACAGAAACCATTCAATTCGCCCGTCACTGCTTTCGAGGAGAGGTGCCGCTAGTGAGATGGCTGGGTCGAATTCCCCGCCCGATTCATCCGGCGATCGGTGGAGTTGCGGTGGGGTTGGTGGCGCTGCAATGGCCCCAAATCTTGGGCATTGGCTATGAAACGGTAGAGGCAATGCTTCAGGATGTGGAGTTTTCCCTGCCGTTGTTAATCGCCCTGCTGGTGGTCAAGTTGGGGATAACAGCGTTCTGTCAAGGGAGTGGGTTGGTGGGTGGGGTATTTGCTCCCGCGATGTTCCTGGGGGCTTCCTTGGGTTCAGCTTATGGGAAAGTTTTAGCCGCCAATTTACCGGCGATCGCCCCTCATATAGCCGCCCCTCCTGCCTATGCAATGGTGGGAATGGCTGCGGTATTGGCGGGAACGGCTAAAGCACCCCTGACGGCTATTTTATTGCTGTTTGAACTCACAAGGGATTATCGGATTGTGCTGCCTTTGATGGCGGCAGTGGGTTTGGCCGCTTGGTTAGTGGAAGGGTCAAAGGTTCGCAATGATTCGGAGTTGAATCCAGAACAGATGGGGTTTAATGTTGCGCCCGATCGCAATCTGGAGATTTTACAGCAAATGTCTGTGGCGAAGGCGATGCATGAGTCTTGGGTGATGTTGAAGGATACTCAGTCGGTGTTGGAGGCGGGGTTAGCTTTGACTCAGGGGAGGTCTTACAGTGCTTTGGTGTTTGATTCGAGCGATCGCCTGATAGGAATTGTTAGTTTACAGGATATTGAACGGGCGATCGCCTTGGGAGAACGACCGGGAAGTACCCGGGTAGAATCGGACTCAGGGGCGGTGCCTTGGACTGAACAGGCGATCGCCGAGATTTGTACCCTAGAAGTTTTGTATGCCTATCCCGATGAGTTGCTGAGTGAAGCGTTAGACCGCATGGCGGCCCGAGGATTGCGGCAATTACCTGTGGTAGACCCGGATGATCCGCATCGGGTTTTAGGGTTGCTCGATCGCGAGGGGATTTCTTTAGCTTGCAATGTTGCCACGGTTTCTGTGGCGTTGGCACCTTATGTCCTGTTGGCCAATGCTGCACCCTCTCTGGAGTTAGCCGAAGGCGATCGGGCGGCTTAG
- a CDS encoding AAA family ATPase, which yields MRERVEKLTHNLSQTIVGKTDAIRLVLVALFSGGHALLEDVPGVGKTLIAKSLARSIAGDFKRIQCTPDLLPTDITGTNIWNPNSGEFQFLPGPVFTNILLADEINRATPRTQSALLEVMEEQQVTVDGVARTVSHPFFVIATQNPIEYQGTFPLPEAQMDRFTLSFSIGYPSEGEELQMLQRLEHKGSNFRELQPCLELDEILELQRLCSQVRVDRSLQQYIVNLVRATRESEDITLGVSPRGAVALQRATQALAFLEGRDYAVPDDVKFLTPHVLCHRLIPSGGRRAKTIVEQLLRSVSIP from the coding sequence ATGAGAGAGCGTGTAGAAAAACTAACCCATAACCTAAGCCAGACCATTGTCGGCAAAACCGATGCTATTCGCCTGGTGCTCGTGGCCCTCTTCAGCGGGGGCCATGCCTTGCTCGAAGATGTCCCCGGCGTCGGTAAAACCCTGATTGCCAAATCTCTGGCGCGTTCCATCGCCGGAGACTTTAAACGGATCCAATGTACCCCGGACCTCTTACCTACCGATATCACCGGGACTAATATCTGGAATCCCAATAGCGGCGAGTTTCAATTTCTCCCCGGGCCCGTCTTTACCAATATTCTGCTGGCAGATGAAATAAACCGGGCCACTCCCCGCACCCAGTCTGCCTTGTTAGAGGTGATGGAAGAACAACAAGTCACCGTCGATGGCGTTGCGAGGACTGTTTCCCATCCCTTTTTTGTGATTGCGACTCAGAACCCCATTGAGTATCAAGGAACCTTTCCCTTACCGGAAGCTCAAATGGACCGCTTTACCCTGTCCTTTTCCATTGGGTATCCTAGCGAAGGGGAAGAACTGCAAATGTTGCAGCGCCTGGAACATAAAGGGTCCAACTTCCGGGAGTTGCAACCCTGCCTGGAACTGGATGAAATCCTGGAACTGCAACGTCTTTGTTCTCAGGTGCGGGTCGATCGCTCCTTGCAGCAATACATTGTCAATCTAGTTCGCGCTACCCGAGAGTCTGAGGATATTACCCTCGGTGTCAGTCCCCGGGGTGCAGTCGCCTTGCAACGCGCCACCCAAGCGCTGGCTTTTCTGGAGGGTCGAGATTATGCGGTTCCCGATGATGTCAAATTTTTAACGCCTCATGTCCTCTGCCACCGCCTGATTCCTTCGGGAGGACGTCGTGCTAAAACCATTGTGGAGCAACTCTTGCGATCGGTTTCCATTCCTTAA